One stretch of Pseudomonas sp. NC02 DNA includes these proteins:
- a CDS encoding methionine ABC transporter permease produces the protein MWFDRLLQGAIDTLLMVGVSSLIALLVGIPLAVFLVTSDKGGIYQAPALNRVLGAFVNLFRSIPFLILMVALIPFTRLIVGTTYGVWAAVVPLTIAATPFFARIAEVSLREVDHGLIEAAQAMGCRRWHIVWHVLLPEALPGIVGGFTITLVTMINSSAMAGAIGAGGLGDIAYRYGYQRFDTQIMLTVIVLLVILVAVIQLGGDRLARVLNKR, from the coding sequence ATGTGGTTTGATCGTTTATTGCAGGGCGCCATCGACACGCTGTTGATGGTCGGAGTGTCGTCGTTGATTGCATTGCTGGTGGGGATTCCGCTGGCGGTGTTCCTGGTGACCAGCGACAAGGGCGGCATCTATCAGGCGCCTGCCTTGAATCGGGTGCTGGGGGCGTTCGTTAACCTGTTCCGCTCGATCCCGTTTTTGATTTTGATGGTGGCGCTGATTCCGTTCACCCGGTTGATCGTCGGCACCACCTATGGCGTGTGGGCGGCGGTGGTGCCGTTGACCATCGCGGCCACGCCGTTCTTCGCGCGGATCGCCGAAGTCAGCTTGCGCGAAGTCGACCACGGCTTGATCGAGGCGGCGCAGGCCATGGGTTGCCGGCGCTGGCATATCGTCTGGCATGTGCTGCTGCCGGAGGCGCTGCCGGGGATTGTCGGCGGGTTCACGATTACCCTGGTGACGATGATCAACTCCTCGGCCATGGCCGGGGCAATTGGCGCCGGTGGGCTGGGGGATATTGCCTATCGCTATGGCTATCAGCGTTTTGACACGCAGATCATGCTCACCGTGATTGTGCTGCTGGTGATCCTGGTAGCCGTGATTCAGTTGGGCGGCGATCGGTTGGCCAGGGTTCTGAACAAGAGGTGA
- a CDS encoding glycoside hydrolase, with product MRCFLLVCSLLLSPVALAGTVLENALWRVEIDPATLAIHVIPSDKTAVQASSGGPAHRVNQLSQSTRQASWQWDDGAYRLSATLEQRDLALTITARDAGELAILRQPASAMGKGLIWPLAEGHYVPAGNGVWQDFLLEQGDVNTTQDLSLPLWGVDHGAFTLNWLMTNPYNNRLHWQADGKGLALSAFHEFTTLDPAAPMTVLLHLGESDPLAGAKRYHQWLVEQGLFEPLADKLRQTPEAEKLLGASHIYLWGNDLLAPGDVRDWPQLLKLLRSGKGLAAELNGLLDKEAAQVRQVKQPYEQAVLLRGLNAAINTKARQSWQPSTEPNMTQLADGYGALRRELAVAFAGALSATPETWGNTLSVTNALKGAGLKRLLVTQGEGWEGGLWHPEAVKTGVEAGYLMAPYDSYETALSATENPDWTTAHLGSKAYGECAIVLKGGQLKTGFQKSGHYTDPRCVRPLLEARIKAVQAKSGFNAWFLDAYATSMLFDSYRTGASMTQAQNAEGNIDAARWINTALKLPAGSEDGNAITARGILFAHGMQTPVLGWGDREMTKDKQSPYYVGAWYPPEQPAVFFKSVPLKEPFRTVYFDPTMRLPLYQAVFHGSVITTHHWLFDSLKLSNVRAESELTQLLYNVPPLYHLSAATVKQRLPVIQRQDAFFRPLHERLATQAMTDFRWLTEDKQVQQTTFADGTRLVANFAEGRITAFVPGAQAVVYQVDEWRL from the coding sequence ATGCGTTGTTTCCTGCTGGTTTGTAGCTTGTTACTGTCGCCCGTGGCCCTTGCCGGCACGGTGCTGGAGAACGCCCTGTGGCGGGTTGAGATCGACCCGGCGACCCTTGCGATCCACGTTATCCCCAGCGACAAGACCGCCGTGCAGGCTTCAAGCGGAGGCCCTGCGCACAGGGTCAACCAGCTCTCCCAAAGCACCCGTCAGGCCAGTTGGCAATGGGACGATGGCGCCTATCGCCTGAGCGCCACCCTCGAGCAACGGGATCTTGCCCTGACGATTACCGCCCGTGATGCCGGTGAGTTGGCGATCCTGCGCCAACCCGCCAGCGCCATGGGCAAGGGCCTGATCTGGCCCCTGGCCGAAGGGCATTACGTGCCGGCGGGCAATGGTGTGTGGCAGGACTTCCTGCTGGAACAGGGCGACGTCAACACCACCCAGGACCTCAGCTTGCCGCTGTGGGGCGTGGATCACGGCGCGTTTACCCTCAACTGGCTGATGACCAATCCTTACAACAACCGTCTGCACTGGCAGGCCGACGGCAAAGGACTGGCGTTGTCCGCCTTCCATGAATTCACCACGCTGGACCCCGCGGCACCGATGACCGTTCTGTTGCACCTGGGCGAAAGCGACCCGCTGGCCGGCGCCAAGCGTTATCACCAGTGGCTGGTGGAGCAGGGGCTGTTTGAACCGTTGGCGGACAAGTTGCGGCAAACCCCGGAAGCGGAAAAGCTGCTGGGCGCCAGCCATATCTACCTGTGGGGCAATGATCTGCTGGCTCCGGGGGATGTGCGCGACTGGCCGCAACTGCTCAAGCTGCTACGCAGCGGCAAAGGCTTGGCGGCTGAATTGAATGGCTTGCTGGACAAAGAGGCTGCGCAGGTTCGGCAGGTCAAGCAACCGTATGAGCAGGCTGTCCTGCTGCGCGGCCTGAACGCGGCGATCAACACAAAGGCCCGGCAAAGCTGGCAGCCCTCCACCGAGCCGAATATGACCCAACTCGCTGATGGCTATGGTGCGCTGCGTCGCGAGTTGGCCGTGGCTTTTGCCGGTGCCTTGAGCGCCACGCCTGAGACTTGGGGCAACACCTTGTCCGTCACCAACGCGCTGAAAGGCGCCGGTCTCAAGCGCCTGCTGGTGACCCAGGGCGAAGGCTGGGAAGGCGGGCTCTGGCATCCTGAGGCGGTGAAGACCGGGGTCGAAGCCGGTTACCTGATGGCGCCCTACGACTCTTATGAAACGGCACTGTCTGCCACTGAAAATCCCGACTGGACCACCGCGCACCTGGGCAGCAAGGCCTATGGCGAGTGCGCGATCGTGTTGAAGGGCGGCCAGCTCAAGACAGGCTTCCAGAAGTCCGGCCACTACACCGACCCGCGCTGCGTGCGGCCGTTGCTGGAGGCGCGGATCAAGGCGGTGCAGGCCAAGTCCGGGTTCAACGCCTGGTTCCTCGACGCCTATGCCACCAGCATGTTGTTCGACAGCTATCGCACGGGTGCGAGCATGACCCAGGCACAAAACGCCGAAGGCAATATCGATGCGGCCCGCTGGATCAATACGGCGCTGAAGTTGCCGGCAGGTTCCGAGGACGGCAACGCGATCACCGCCCGAGGCATCCTGTTTGCCCACGGCATGCAAACGCCGGTGCTGGGCTGGGGTGATCGTGAGATGACCAAGGACAAGCAGTCGCCGTATTACGTCGGGGCTTGGTACCCGCCGGAACAGCCGGCGGTGTTCTTCAAGTCGGTGCCGTTGAAAGAGCCGTTTCGCACGGTCTACTTTGACCCGACGATGCGCCTGCCGCTGTATCAGGCGGTGTTCCATGGCTCGGTGATCACCACCCACCATTGGCTGTTCGACAGCCTGAAACTGAGCAACGTGCGGGCCGAAAGCGAGCTGACGCAACTGCTCTACAACGTGCCGCCGCTGTATCACCTGAGTGCGGCGACGGTGAAGCAGCGCTTGCCGGTGATTCAGCGCCAGGACGCGTTCTTCCGGCCGCTGCATGAACGGTTGGCGACTCAGGCGATGACCGATTTTCGCTGGCTGACGGAAGATAAACAGGTGCAGCAGACCACGTTTGCCGATGGGACGCGGTTGGTGGCGAATTTTGCTGAGGGGCGTATTACGGCTTTTGTGCCTGGCGCCCAGGCTGTGGTGTATCAGGTGGATGAGTGGCGGCTGTGA
- a CDS encoding efflux RND transporter permease subunit, with protein sequence MKGSFNLSDWALKHQSFVWYLMFVALLMGVFSYMNLGREEDPSFTIKTMVIQTRWPGATQEETLKQVTDRIEKKLEELDSLDYVKSYTRPGESTVFVFLRDTTSAKDIPQIWYQVRKKIDDIRGSFPQGLQGPAFNDEFGDVFGSVYAFTADGLSMRQLRDYVEQVRAEIRSVPGLGKVEMIGQQDEVIYLNFSTRKLAALGIDQRQVVQSLQSQNAVTPAGVIEAGPERISVRTSGQFASEKDLANVNLRLNDRFYRLADVAEITRGYVDPSTPMFRFNGKPAIGLAIAMQKGGNIQDFGKALHKRMDDLTADLPVGVGVHKVSDQAEVVEEAVGGFTSALFEAVIIVLVVSFISLGVRAGLVVACSIPLVLALVFVFMEYSGITMQRVSLGALIIALGLLVDDAMITVEMMITRLEKGETKEQAATFAYTSTAFPMLTGTLVTVAGFVPIGLNASSAGEYTFTLFAVIAVAMLVSWVVAVLFAPVLGVHILSSKVKPHNAEPGRVGRAFNGGMLWAMRNRWWAIGITVLLFVASVFSMQFVQNQFFPSSDRPEILVDLNLPQNASINETRKAVDRLEAIIKDDPDIARWSTYIGQGAIRFYLPLDQQLENPYYAQLVIVSKGLEERGALIARLQKRLREDFVGVGSFVQPLEMGPPVGRPIQYRVSGKDIDQVRKHAIELATMLDKNTHMGEIIYDWNEPGKVLRVDIAQDKARQLGLSSEDVAQLMNSVVSGASVTQVHDDIYLINVVGRAEDAERGTPETLQNLQIVTPNGTSIPLLAFATVRYELEQPLVWRRDRKPTITIKAAVRDDMQPTDLVKQLKPDIDKFSAGLPVGYKVATGGTVEESGKAQGPIAKVVPLMLFLMATFLMIQLHSVQKMFLVASVAPLGLIGVVLALIPTGTPMGFVAILGILALIGIIIRNSVILVTQIDAYERDGYTPWDAVVEATEHRRRPILLTAAAASLGMIPIAREVFWGPMAYAMIGGIIIATLLTLLFLPALYVAWYKIREPKKEQA encoded by the coding sequence ATGAAAGGGAGCTTCAACTTATCCGACTGGGCCCTCAAGCATCAGTCCTTCGTCTGGTACCTGATGTTCGTCGCGCTGCTGATGGGCGTGTTCTCGTACATGAACCTCGGTCGCGAGGAAGACCCGTCGTTCACCATCAAGACCATGGTGATCCAGACCCGCTGGCCGGGTGCGACTCAGGAAGAGACCCTGAAGCAGGTCACCGACCGCATCGAGAAAAAACTCGAAGAGCTGGACTCCCTCGACTACGTGAAGAGCTACACCCGGCCCGGCGAGTCCACGGTGTTCGTGTTCCTGCGGGACACCACCAGCGCCAAGGACATCCCGCAGATCTGGTACCAGGTCCGCAAGAAGATCGACGATATTCGCGGCAGCTTCCCCCAAGGCTTGCAGGGGCCGGCGTTCAACGACGAGTTCGGGGATGTGTTCGGCTCGGTGTACGCGTTTACCGCCGACGGCCTGTCGATGCGCCAGCTGCGCGATTACGTGGAGCAGGTGCGCGCCGAAATTCGTTCGGTACCGGGGCTGGGCAAGGTCGAGATGATCGGCCAGCAGGACGAAGTGATTTACCTGAATTTCTCTACCCGCAAACTCGCAGCGTTGGGGATCGATCAGCGCCAGGTGGTGCAGAGCCTGCAATCGCAGAACGCGGTGACGCCGGCTGGGGTGATCGAGGCCGGGCCGGAGCGGATTTCGGTGCGCACCTCCGGGCAGTTCGCCTCGGAGAAGGACCTGGCCAACGTCAACCTGCGGCTCAATGACCGTTTCTATCGGCTGGCCGACGTGGCGGAAATCACCCGTGGCTATGTCGACCCGTCGACGCCGATGTTCCGCTTCAACGGCAAACCCGCCATCGGCTTGGCCATCGCCATGCAGAAGGGCGGCAACATCCAGGACTTCGGCAAGGCCCTGCACAAACGCATGGACGACCTGACCGCCGACCTGCCGGTGGGTGTGGGCGTGCACAAGGTTTCCGACCAGGCCGAAGTGGTGGAGGAGGCCGTTGGCGGCTTTACCAGCGCGTTGTTCGAGGCGGTGATCATCGTGCTGGTGGTGAGCTTTATCAGCCTCGGCGTGCGTGCCGGGTTGGTGGTGGCGTGCTCGATCCCGCTGGTGCTGGCGCTGGTGTTCGTGTTCATGGAGTACAGCGGCATCACCATGCAGCGGGTGTCGCTGGGCGCGTTGATCATCGCCCTCGGCCTGTTGGTGGACGACGCGATGATCACCGTGGAGATGATGATCACGCGCCTGGAAAAAGGCGAGACCAAGGAGCAGGCGGCGACGTTCGCCTACACCTCCACCGCATTCCCGATGTTGACCGGCACGCTGGTGACCGTCGCCGGGTTTGTGCCGATTGGCCTCAACGCCAGTTCGGCGGGGGAGTACACCTTCACGCTGTTCGCGGTGATTGCCGTGGCAATGCTGGTGTCGTGGGTGGTCGCGGTATTGTTCGCGCCGGTGCTCGGGGTGCATATCCTCAGCAGCAAGGTAAAACCCCACAATGCCGAGCCGGGCCGTGTGGGCCGGGCGTTCAATGGCGGCATGCTGTGGGCGATGCGTAACCGCTGGTGGGCCATTGGCATTACTGTGCTGCTGTTTGTAGCGTCGGTGTTTTCCATGCAGTTTGTGCAGAACCAGTTTTTCCCGTCCTCGGACCGTCCGGAAATTCTCGTCGACCTCAACCTGCCGCAAAACGCCTCGATCAACGAGACCCGCAAGGCCGTCGACCGTCTTGAGGCGATCATCAAGGACGACCCGGACATCGCCCGCTGGAGCACCTATATCGGCCAGGGCGCGATCCGTTTCTACCTGCCGCTGGACCAGCAACTGGAGAACCCGTACTACGCGCAACTGGTGATCGTCAGCAAGGGCCTGGAAGAGCGCGGCGCCTTGATTGCGCGCCTGCAAAAACGCCTGCGGGAAGATTTTGTCGGCGTGGGCAGCTTCGTGCAGCCACTGGAAATGGGCCCGCCGGTGGGGCGTCCGATCCAGTACCGGGTGTCTGGCAAGGACATCGACCAGGTGCGCAAACACGCGATCGAACTGGCGACCATGCTCGATAAAAATACCCACATGGGCGAGATCATCTACGACTGGAACGAGCCGGGCAAAGTCCTGCGGGTGGACATCGCCCAGGACAAGGCGCGGCAACTGGGGCTGTCGTCGGAAGACGTGGCGCAGTTGATGAACAGCGTGGTCAGCGGTGCGTCGGTGACCCAGGTGCATGACGATATCTACCTGATCAACGTGGTCGGCCGCGCCGAAGATGCCGAACGCGGTACGCCGGAAACCTTGCAGAACCTGCAGATCGTCACGCCCAACGGCACCTCGATTCCGCTGCTGGCGTTCGCCACCGTGCGTTATGAGCTGGAACAGCCGTTGGTATGGCGTCGCGACCGCAAGCCGACCATCACCATCAAGGCGGCGGTGCGCGACGACATGCAGCCGACCGACCTGGTGAAACAGCTCAAGCCGGACATCGACAAGTTCAGTGCTGGGTTGCCGGTGGGCTACAAGGTCGCCACCGGCGGCACCGTGGAAGAAAGCGGCAAGGCCCAGGGCCCGATTGCCAAGGTAGTGCCGTTGATGCTGTTCCTGATGGCGACCTTCCTGATGATCCAGCTGCACAGCGTGCAGAAGATGTTCCTGGTGGCCAGCGTGGCGCCGCTGGGGCTGATTGGCGTGGTGTTGGCGCTGATTCCCACGGGCACGCCCATGGGCTTTGTGGCGATTCTGGGGATCCTTGCGCTGATCGGCATCATCATCCGTAACTCGGTGATCCTGGTGACGCAGATCGACGCCTACGAGCGCGACGGCTACACGCCGTGGGACGCGGTGGTGGAAGCTACCGAACACCGGCGCCGGCCGATCCTGCTGACCGCAGCAGCGGCCAGCCTGGGCATGATCCCTATCGCCCGTGAAGTGTTCTGGGGCCCGATGGCCTACGCGATGATCGGCGGGATCATCATCGCCACCTTGCTCACGCTGCTGTTCCTGCCGGCGCTGTACGTGGCCTGGTACAAGATTCGCGAGCCGAAGAAAGAACAAGCCTGA
- a CDS encoding bifunctional 2-polyprenyl-6-hydroxyphenol methylase/3-demethylubiquinol 3-O-methyltransferase UbiG — MKLAPDDLDQITSTTLGHYNKVAEDFREGTRDHDVSQNIDALLRHIQGDAPFTVLDFGCGPGRDLQTFTRMGHIAVGLDGSERFAQMAREDSGCEVLQQDFLKLDLPAGRFDGIFANAVLFHIPKQELPRILGQLHGALKVGGVLFSSNPRGENQEGWNGPRYGSYHDLQAWQELLTAAGFMELEHYYRPAGLPREQQPWLASVWRKL, encoded by the coding sequence ATGAAACTTGCCCCCGACGACCTCGACCAGATCACCTCCACCACCCTTGGCCACTACAACAAAGTGGCCGAGGATTTTCGTGAAGGCACCCGCGATCACGATGTGAGCCAGAACATTGATGCGTTGCTGCGGCATATCCAGGGCGACGCACCGTTTACCGTGCTGGATTTCGGCTGCGGGCCGGGGCGGGATTTGCAGACGTTTACCCGCATGGGCCACATCGCGGTGGGGCTCGATGGTTCGGAGCGCTTTGCACAGATGGCCCGGGAAGACAGCGGCTGTGAAGTGCTGCAACAGGACTTCCTGAAGCTGGATTTGCCGGCCGGCCGTTTCGACGGGATCTTCGCCAATGCGGTGCTGTTTCATATTCCCAAGCAGGAATTGCCGCGCATTCTTGGGCAGTTGCATGGGGCGTTGAAGGTCGGTGGAGTGTTGTTCAGCTCAAACCCTCGGGGTGAAAACCAGGAGGGCTGGAATGGGCCGCGGTATGGCTCGTATCACGACTTGCAGGCCTGGCAGGAATTGCTGACGGCTGCGGGGTTTATGGAGTTGGAGCATTACTACCGGCCAGCGGGATTGCCTCGGGAACAACAGCCGTGGCTGGCAAGTGTGTGGCGCAAGCTGTAG